From Micromonospora nigra, one genomic window encodes:
- a CDS encoding roadblock/LC7 domain-containing protein: MTTAVNTDLAWLLNDLVNRVREVEKAIVLSNDGLLLAASTSMSRDDAEHLAALASGVQSLARGASSRFGGGPVQQTIIEMESAYLFVTAAGSGASLSVLATDQADIGLIAYEMAMLVNRAGRHLSAPARAGGAAEPGSPA, from the coding sequence ATGACCACAGCGGTTAACACCGACCTCGCCTGGCTGCTCAACGACCTGGTGAACCGGGTCAGGGAGGTCGAGAAGGCCATCGTCCTCTCCAACGACGGCCTGCTGCTGGCCGCCTCCACGAGCATGAGCCGCGACGACGCCGAACATCTCGCGGCGCTCGCGTCGGGGGTGCAGAGCCTGGCCCGGGGGGCGAGCAGCCGCTTCGGCGGCGGCCCCGTGCAGCAGACCATCATCGAGATGGAGTCGGCCTACCTGTTCGTCACCGCCGCCGGGTCGGGGGCGTCGCTGAGCGTCCTCGCCACCGACCAGGCCGACATCGGACTGATCGCGTACGAGATGGCGATGCTCGTCAACCGGGCCGGCCGGCACCTGTCCGCCCCGGCCAGGGCCGGCGGCGCAGCCGAACCGGGCAGCCCCGCGTGA
- a CDS encoding DUF742 domain-containing protein produces the protein MTSSHDEPGPVVRPYAVTGGRARPVTGTFDLIALVASAGGRAVPAHGLAPEHLAILDLCRSVMSVAEVSAHLDLPVGTVRVLLGDLLVRKLVDVWPPTPRMANTEDRTLEAVLHGLRAL, from the coding sequence GTGACGTCGTCCCACGACGAGCCGGGGCCGGTCGTCCGGCCGTACGCGGTGACGGGCGGCCGGGCGCGGCCCGTCACCGGCACGTTCGACCTGATCGCGCTCGTCGCGTCGGCAGGGGGGCGGGCGGTTCCGGCGCACGGGCTGGCCCCCGAGCATCTGGCCATCCTGGACCTGTGCCGTAGCGTGATGTCCGTCGCCGAGGTCTCGGCCCACCTCGACCTTCCGGTCGGGACGGTCCGGGTGCTGCTCGGCGACCTCCTGGTCCGCAAACTCGTCGACGTCTGGCCGCCCACCCCACGGATGGCCAACACCGAAGACCGTACGCTGGAGGCAGTGCTCCATGGGCTACGCGCGCTCTGA
- a CDS encoding GTP-binding protein, with amino-acid sequence MGYARSDAPGPATPTAVKILIAGGFGVGKTTLVGSVSETRALTTEEDLSERGADVDDLSGVGTKSTTTVVMDFGRITISDTLVLYLFGTPGQNRFAFLWDELASGALGAVVLADTRRLADCFPSLDYFEQRGMPFVVAVNQFDGARRYTVDQVRQALDLDPVVPVLLCDARVRESSRETLITLVEHVQRVHAVRRQTVQV; translated from the coding sequence ATGGGCTACGCGCGCTCTGACGCACCGGGTCCGGCCACACCCACCGCCGTCAAGATCCTCATCGCCGGCGGCTTCGGTGTCGGCAAGACCACGCTCGTCGGGTCCGTCAGCGAGACCCGCGCCCTCACCACCGAGGAGGATCTCTCGGAGCGGGGTGCGGACGTCGACGACCTGTCGGGGGTCGGGACGAAGTCGACCACCACCGTGGTGATGGACTTCGGCCGCATCACCATCAGCGACACCCTGGTGCTGTACCTGTTCGGCACGCCGGGGCAGAACAGGTTCGCGTTCCTGTGGGACGAACTGGCCAGCGGGGCGCTCGGCGCGGTCGTGCTGGCGGACACCCGGCGGCTGGCGGACTGTTTCCCCTCCCTGGACTACTTCGAGCAGCGCGGCATGCCGTTCGTCGTCGCGGTCAACCAGTTCGACGGTGCCCGCCGCTACACGGTGGACCAGGTGCGCCAGGCCCTCGACCTCGATCCGGTGGTGCCGGTGCTGCTCTGTGACGCGCGGGTGCGGGAGTCCAGCCGGGAGACGCTGATCACGCTGGTCGAGCACGTCCAGCGGGTGCACGCGGTGCGCCGGCAGACCGTCCAGGTGTGA
- a CDS encoding DUF6232 family protein has protein sequence MITYYHDRSVQVTSAAIRADDRVYPLAEITLVWHQRGSRSWRVLAGRGAIGAALAGPLVAAVAGVALAIWWNRSLTVTIAIVGASALVGLAVGPAADFLFEHLDRSYARGSRQRELWVRWRGRPVRLLRTADARRFGQIYRAVQRAVEATEPARR, from the coding sequence ATGATCACTTACTACCACGACAGGTCTGTCCAGGTCACCTCGGCCGCCATCCGGGCCGACGACCGGGTCTACCCGCTGGCCGAGATCACCCTGGTCTGGCATCAGCGGGGCAGCCGGTCCTGGCGGGTCCTCGCCGGCCGGGGCGCGATCGGCGCGGCCCTGGCCGGCCCCCTCGTGGCCGCTGTCGCCGGGGTCGCCCTCGCGATCTGGTGGAACCGCTCCCTGACCGTCACCATCGCCATCGTGGGTGCCTCGGCCCTGGTCGGGCTCGCCGTCGGGCCGGCCGCCGACTTCCTCTTCGAACACCTCGACCGCTCGTACGCGCGCGGCAGCCGCCAGCGCGAGCTGTGGGTCCGCTGGCGCGGCCGGCCGGTGCGGCTGCTGCGGACGGCCGACGCGCGGCGCTTCGGGCAGATCTACCGCGCGGTGCAGCGCGCCGTCGAGGCCACCGAACCGGCACGCCGCTGA
- a CDS encoding enoyl-CoA hydratase/isomerase family protein, whose product MGEFVRLETGDGIGTIRLERPPMNALNTQVQEELRAAAAAATADPDVRAVVVYGGEKVFAAGADIKEMADMSYVDMAQRAANLSSALGAIARIPKPVVAAITGYALGGGCELALACDWRVVASDAKLGQPEIKLGIIPGAGGTQRLARLVGPARAKDLIMSGRMVDAEEALRIGLADRVAPAGEVYAAAVELVRPYLTGPVQALRAAKLAVDGGLDMDLNSGLAWESQLFAALFATDDRREGMAAFVAKRKPDFTGR is encoded by the coding sequence GTGGGTGAGTTCGTGCGGCTGGAGACCGGGGACGGCATCGGCACCATCCGGCTGGAACGGCCGCCGATGAACGCCCTGAACACCCAGGTGCAGGAGGAGTTGCGTGCCGCCGCGGCGGCCGCCACCGCGGACCCGGACGTCCGGGCCGTCGTCGTGTACGGCGGGGAGAAGGTCTTCGCCGCCGGCGCGGACATCAAGGAGATGGCCGACATGTCCTACGTGGACATGGCGCAGCGGGCGGCCAACCTGTCCAGCGCGCTCGGCGCGATCGCCCGGATCCCGAAGCCTGTCGTCGCCGCGATCACCGGGTACGCCCTCGGGGGCGGCTGCGAGCTGGCCCTGGCGTGTGACTGGCGGGTGGTGGCCTCCGACGCCAAGCTCGGCCAACCCGAGATCAAGCTCGGCATCATTCCCGGAGCCGGGGGCACCCAGCGGCTCGCCCGGCTGGTCGGTCCCGCCCGCGCGAAGGATCTGATCATGTCGGGCCGGATGGTCGACGCCGAGGAGGCGCTGCGGATCGGTCTGGCCGACCGGGTCGCCCCGGCCGGCGAGGTGTACGCCGCCGCCGTGGAGCTGGTCCGGCCCTACCTGACCGGGCCGGTGCAGGCCCTGCGGGCGGCGAAGCTCGCTGTGGACGGCGGCCTGGACATGGACCTGAACTCCGGGTTGGCCTGGGAGAGTCAGCTCTTCGCGGCGCTGTTCGCCACCGATGACCGGCGCGAGGGCATGGCCGCCTTCGTGGCGAAGCGCAAGCCGGACTTCACCGGCCGCTGA
- a CDS encoding acetolactate synthase, with protein sequence MTERIEGHGGELALAALRAYGVREMFTLSGGHVFPLYDAAHKAGFPLYDVRHEQSAVFAAEAVAKLQRRPGLAVLTAGPGVTNGISGLTSAYFNASPVLVMGGRAPQFRWGSGSLQEMDHLPLVAPVTKHAETVFGPDDIPRAVTAALTAALTPHRGPVFLDFPLEAIFSVAVAELPALPGIPPLEADPDEVAKAAGLIAAAARPVVIAGSDVYAGDAVDALRAAAEALQVPVFTNGMGRGALPPEHPLAFAKARRVALKGADVVVVVGTPLDFRLGFGDFGDATVVHVVDAPSQRASHVQPAAAPAGDLRAILTAFAGHTGDRADHADWVAQLRVAEDAAKARDAEEMAADTDPIRPARVYGELRRVLARDAITIGDGGDFVSYAGRYLEPAQPGTWLDPGPYGCLGTGMGYAMGARVSHPDRQICVLMGDGAAGFSLMDVESLVRQKLPVVIVVGNNGIWGLEKHPMRAMYGYDVAADLQPELRYDRVVEALGGAGETVAKAADLGPALTRAFDAGVPYLVNVLTDPADAYPRSSNLA encoded by the coding sequence ATGACGGAGCGGATCGAGGGGCACGGCGGGGAGCTCGCGCTCGCGGCGCTGCGGGCGTACGGGGTGCGGGAGATGTTCACCCTCTCCGGCGGGCACGTCTTTCCGCTCTACGACGCCGCCCACAAGGCCGGCTTCCCCCTCTACGACGTACGGCACGAGCAGTCGGCGGTCTTCGCCGCGGAGGCGGTGGCCAAGCTCCAGCGCCGGCCCGGCCTGGCCGTGCTCACCGCCGGCCCCGGCGTCACCAACGGCATCTCCGGGCTCACCAGCGCCTACTTCAACGCCTCGCCGGTGCTGGTGATGGGCGGCCGGGCCCCGCAGTTCCGCTGGGGCTCCGGCAGCCTCCAGGAGATGGACCACCTGCCGCTGGTCGCCCCCGTCACCAAGCACGCCGAGACGGTGTTCGGCCCCGACGACATCCCGCGCGCCGTCACCGCCGCGCTGACCGCCGCGCTCACCCCGCACCGGGGCCCGGTCTTCCTCGACTTTCCCCTGGAGGCGATCTTCTCCGTCGCCGTCGCCGAGCTGCCCGCCCTGCCGGGGATCCCGCCGCTGGAAGCCGACCCCGACGAGGTGGCCAAGGCCGCCGGCCTGATCGCCGCCGCCGCGCGGCCGGTCGTCATCGCCGGCTCCGACGTGTACGCCGGCGACGCGGTCGACGCGCTGCGCGCCGCCGCCGAGGCGTTGCAGGTGCCCGTCTTCACCAACGGAATGGGTCGCGGCGCGCTGCCGCCGGAGCACCCGCTCGCCTTCGCCAAGGCCCGCCGGGTGGCGCTGAAGGGTGCCGACGTGGTCGTGGTCGTCGGCACCCCGCTCGACTTCCGCCTCGGCTTCGGCGACTTCGGCGACGCCACGGTCGTGCACGTCGTCGACGCGCCCAGCCAGCGGGCCTCGCACGTGCAGCCCGCCGCCGCCCCGGCCGGCGACCTGCGGGCCATCCTCACCGCGTTCGCCGGGCACACCGGTGACCGGGCCGACCACGCCGACTGGGTGGCGCAGCTGCGCGTCGCCGAGGACGCCGCGAAGGCCCGCGACGCCGAGGAGATGGCCGCCGACACCGACCCCATCCGCCCGGCCCGCGTCTACGGCGAGCTGCGCCGGGTCCTCGCCCGCGACGCGATCACCATCGGTGACGGCGGTGACTTCGTCTCGTACGCGGGCAGATACCTGGAGCCCGCCCAGCCCGGCACCTGGCTCGACCCCGGGCCGTACGGCTGCCTCGGCACCGGCATGGGCTACGCCATGGGGGCGCGGGTCAGCCACCCCGACCGGCAGATCTGCGTCCTGATGGGCGACGGCGCGGCCGGCTTCTCGCTGATGGACGTGGAGTCCCTCGTCCGGCAGAAGCTGCCCGTGGTGATCGTGGTCGGCAACAACGGCATCTGGGGCCTGGAGAAGCACCCGATGCGGGCCATGTACGGCTACGACGTCGCCGCCGACCTTCAGCCCGAACTGCGCTACGACCGGGTCGTCGAGGCCCTCGGCGGGGCCGGCGAGACCGTGGCGAAGGCCGCCGACCTCGGGCCGGCCCTGACCCGGGCCTTCGACGCCGGCGTGCCCTACCTGGTCAACGTGCTCACCGACCCGGCCGACGCGTACCCCCGCTCCTCGAACCTGGCCTGA
- a CDS encoding ATP-binding cassette domain-containing protein yields the protein MDHAIRAEGLVRRFGDTTALAGVDLAVPTGTVFGLLGPNGAGKTTTVRVLATLLRADEGHATVGGYDVVRDAHRVRQMIGLTGQYASVDETLTGVENLLLIGRLLGLSRVDARARARQLLADFHLTDAADRPAKTFSGGMRRRLDLAASLVGRPQVLFLDEPTTGLDPRSRNELWDIVRGLVADGVTVLLTTQYLEEADQLASEIAVVDHGRVIAQGTPEELKTKTGGQVLTVRPADPAELPTVVAVAGEVAGTVPEVTQTTVTVPVNDQGVLPAVVQRLDAAGIAVAELALRGSSLDEVFLSLTGHRAEGSVETDSDLERTPA from the coding sequence ATGGACCACGCGATCCGCGCGGAGGGGCTGGTGCGCCGGTTCGGCGACACCACCGCCCTCGCCGGAGTTGACCTGGCCGTGCCGACAGGCACGGTCTTCGGCCTCCTCGGGCCGAACGGCGCGGGCAAGACCACCACCGTCCGGGTGCTGGCGACCCTGCTGCGCGCCGACGAGGGCCATGCCACGGTGGGCGGCTACGACGTGGTCCGCGACGCCCACCGGGTACGCCAGATGATCGGCCTCACCGGCCAGTACGCCTCGGTCGACGAGACCCTCACCGGCGTGGAGAACCTGCTGCTCATCGGCCGGCTGCTCGGCCTGTCCCGGGTCGACGCCCGGGCCCGGGCCCGGCAGTTGCTGGCCGACTTCCACCTCACCGACGCCGCCGACCGGCCGGCGAAGACCTTCTCGGGGGGCATGCGCCGCCGCCTCGACCTCGCGGCGAGCCTCGTCGGTCGGCCGCAGGTGCTCTTCCTCGACGAGCCCACCACCGGCCTCGACCCGCGCAGCCGCAACGAGCTGTGGGACATCGTCCGGGGGCTCGTCGCCGACGGGGTGACCGTGCTGTTGACCACCCAGTACCTGGAGGAGGCCGATCAGCTCGCCAGCGAGATCGCCGTGGTCGACCACGGCCGGGTCATCGCGCAGGGCACGCCGGAGGAGCTGAAGACCAAGACCGGCGGGCAGGTGCTGACGGTCCGCCCGGCCGACCCGGCGGAACTACCCACCGTGGTGGCCGTCGCCGGCGAGGTGGCCGGCACCGTGCCGGAGGTCACCCAGACCACGGTCACCGTGCCCGTCAACGATCAGGGGGTGCTGCCCGCCGTGGTGCAACGCCTCGACGCGGCGGGGATCGCGGTCGCCGAGCTGGCGCTGCGCGGTTCCAGCCTGGACGAGGTCTTCCTGTCCCTCACCGGCCACCGCGCCGAGGGGTCCGTGGAGACCGACAGCGACCTGGAGAGGACCCCGGCATGA
- a CDS encoding ABC transporter permease — protein sequence MTAVTAPLVPARRLAPTAGLRHTATLAWRSLVQIKHNPMELLDLSIQPVMFVLLFTYVFGGAISGSPGEYLTFALPGIIVQNAFFATMTTGFGLNTDLTKGVFDRLRSLPIARWAPLAGRILADTVKQAWSVALLIGVGMILGFRLGNGVLGLVAAFALLLGFSLAAAWIAVLVGVLVDEPDKVQIFGFTVIFPLTFTSNAFVPTETMPGWLQAWVEVNPVTILADALRGLLVGGPVAAPVVQTLAWAVVIAAIFAPLAVRGLRRRL from the coding sequence ATGACCGCCGTGACCGCCCCGCTGGTGCCGGCCCGTCGGCTCGCCCCGACAGCCGGCCTGCGACACACGGCCACCCTGGCCTGGCGCAGCCTGGTGCAGATCAAACACAACCCGATGGAGCTGCTCGACCTGAGCATCCAGCCGGTGATGTTCGTGCTGCTGTTCACGTACGTCTTCGGTGGCGCGATCTCGGGCAGCCCCGGCGAGTACCTGACGTTCGCCCTGCCCGGCATCATCGTGCAGAACGCCTTCTTCGCCACCATGACCACCGGTTTCGGGCTCAACACCGACCTCACCAAGGGCGTGTTCGACCGGTTGCGTTCGCTGCCGATCGCCCGCTGGGCCCCGCTGGCCGGGCGGATCCTCGCCGACACGGTCAAGCAGGCGTGGTCGGTCGCGCTGCTGATCGGCGTCGGCATGATCCTCGGGTTCCGCCTCGGCAACGGCGTGCTCGGGCTGGTCGCCGCGTTCGCCCTCCTGCTCGGCTTCTCGCTCGCCGCGGCCTGGATCGCGGTGCTGGTGGGCGTGCTGGTCGACGAGCCGGACAAGGTGCAGATCTTCGGCTTCACGGTGATCTTCCCGCTGACCTTCACGAGCAACGCGTTCGTGCCCACCGAGACCATGCCCGGCTGGTTGCAGGCCTGGGTGGAGGTCAACCCGGTGACGATCCTCGCCGACGCGCTGCGCGGCCTGCTGGTCGGCGGCCCGGTGGCCGCTCCGGTGGTGCAGACGTTGGCCTGGGCGGTGGTGATCGCCGCGATCTTCGCCCCGCTGGCGGTGCGGGGCCTGCGGCGCAGACTGTGA
- a CDS encoding PLD nuclease N-terminal domain-containing protein, with amino-acid sequence MARVFLLLFAVQVVLAACALISCLSAEKGDVRALPRLAWVLVILLFPLIGPIAWFLAGRQSTAGRLRGGWPTTRGAARRSSRPAAPDDDPEFLRSIEGRTRPQDQELFRRWEEDLGQRGNDLRREDGGPREEPRPEV; translated from the coding sequence ATGGCCCGGGTCTTCCTCCTCCTCTTCGCCGTGCAGGTCGTGCTCGCCGCCTGCGCCCTGATCAGTTGCCTCTCCGCCGAGAAGGGCGACGTGCGGGCCCTGCCCCGGCTCGCCTGGGTGCTGGTCATCCTCCTCTTCCCGCTGATCGGCCCGATCGCCTGGTTCCTGGCCGGCCGCCAGTCCACCGCCGGGCGCCTGCGGGGCGGCTGGCCGACGACACGGGGCGCGGCGCGCAGATCGTCCCGCCCCGCCGCCCCGGACGACGACCCGGAGTTCCTCCGCTCGATCGAGGGCCGGACCCGCCCCCAGGACCAGGAGCTGTTCCGTCGCTGGGAGGAGGACCTCGGCCAACGCGGGAACGACCTGCGGCGCGAGGACGGCGGCCCCCGCGAGGAGCCCCGCCCGGAGGTGTAG
- a CDS encoding DUF202 domain-containing protein: MSAPAPPPRRDPGLQPERTRLAWRRTALALTIVTVLAVRPAFTGSPVAVALAVPTLALWAVAVTACRRRGARTGSVGVGGATLPLTALATTGYALLGVLLVIYGL; encoded by the coding sequence GTGAGTGCACCGGCACCACCCCCGCGGCGCGACCCGGGGCTGCAACCCGAGCGCACCCGACTGGCGTGGCGGCGTACCGCGCTCGCGCTGACCATCGTGACGGTGCTGGCCGTCCGGCCGGCGTTCACCGGCTCGCCCGTCGCCGTGGCACTGGCCGTGCCGACCCTGGCGCTGTGGGCGGTCGCGGTGACGGCCTGCCGTCGGCGGGGTGCCCGCACCGGATCGGTCGGCGTGGGCGGAGCCACGCTGCCGCTGACCGCCCTGGCCACCACGGGCTACGCCCTGCTCGGCGTGCTCCTGGTGATCTACGGACTGTGA
- a CDS encoding YidH family protein, translating to MRSVGRTPDYRFSLANERTFLAWLRTGLALVAGGLAAAQFLPPLPVAHLREAIAVALLVLGGTVAVRAVDHWARTERAIRLGEELPVSRFPAVLSLAVGLGSLLLVAAVLAQAFGHR from the coding sequence ATGCGGTCGGTCGGCCGCACCCCCGACTATCGCTTCTCGCTGGCCAACGAGCGCACCTTCCTCGCCTGGCTGCGCACCGGCCTGGCGCTGGTGGCGGGCGGGCTCGCCGCCGCGCAGTTCCTTCCGCCCCTGCCGGTGGCGCACCTGCGTGAGGCGATCGCCGTCGCGCTGCTGGTCCTCGGTGGCACGGTCGCCGTGCGGGCCGTCGACCACTGGGCCCGCACCGAGCGGGCCATCCGGCTCGGCGAGGAACTGCCCGTGTCCCGTTTCCCGGCCGTGCTCTCCCTCGCCGTCGGTCTCGGCTCGTTGCTGTTGGTCGCGGCAGTGCTGGCCCAGGCGTTCGGGCACCGGTGA
- a CDS encoding GNAT family N-acetyltransferase has translation MTDLDPMALRAVYDAELRPDLPDPVPAGVGVERDGPLYRVVGLDSRGFLTYRDLGGLTGEGLDALIDRQVAAFRARGEAVEWKLYAHDEPADLPDRLRAAGFVPEDEETVMVGPVAQLAAALPLLPEGVRLREVTGRADLDRIADLESRVWETDRSHLAEALEREIATDPGSITVVVAEAEDAVVSAGWVRYVTGTGFATLWGGSTLPTWRRRGIYRALVAHRARLARQRGRTLLQVDASADSRPVLGRLGLVAVTSTTPYVYTP, from the coding sequence ATGACGGATCTTGACCCGATGGCGTTGCGGGCCGTGTACGACGCCGAGTTGCGTCCGGACCTGCCCGATCCGGTTCCGGCGGGGGTGGGCGTGGAACGGGACGGGCCACTGTACCGGGTGGTGGGCCTCGACAGTCGCGGCTTCCTGACCTACCGCGACCTGGGCGGATTGACCGGCGAAGGGCTGGACGCGTTGATCGACCGTCAGGTGGCGGCGTTCCGGGCCCGGGGCGAGGCGGTGGAGTGGAAGCTGTACGCCCACGACGAGCCCGCCGACCTGCCCGACCGGTTGCGGGCGGCCGGGTTCGTGCCGGAGGACGAGGAGACGGTCATGGTCGGTCCGGTCGCGCAGTTGGCGGCCGCGCTGCCGCTGCTGCCCGAGGGCGTACGCCTGCGGGAGGTCACCGGGCGGGCGGACCTGGACCGGATCGCGGACCTGGAGTCGCGGGTGTGGGAGACCGACCGAAGCCACCTCGCCGAGGCGTTGGAGCGGGAGATCGCGACGGACCCGGGCTCGATCACCGTCGTGGTGGCCGAGGCGGAGGACGCGGTGGTCAGCGCGGGTTGGGTGCGGTACGTGACCGGCACCGGGTTCGCCACCCTGTGGGGTGGCTCGACCCTGCCCACCTGGCGGCGGCGGGGCATCTACCGGGCCCTGGTCGCCCACCGGGCCCGGCTGGCCCGGCAGCGTGGCCGGACCCTGCTCCAGGTGGACGCCTCCGCCGACAGCCGGCCGGTCCTGGGGCGGCTCGGGCTCGTCGCGGTCACCTCCACCACGCCGTACGTCTACACTCCGTGA
- a CDS encoding electron transfer flavoprotein subunit beta/FixA family protein, which produces MNIVVLVKQVPDSGADRNLRTDDNTVDRGSANNVINEMDEYAIEEALKIKEAHGGEVTILTMGPDRATESIRKALSMGPDKAVHVVDDALHGSCAVATSKVLAAALGQLNADLVLCGAESTDGRVQVMPHMLAERLGVAALTGARKLTVDGGTLTVERQTEEGYEVVTAATPAVVSVWDTINEPRYPSFKGIMAAKKKPVQTLSLGDLGVAPTEVGFDGATSSVLEHTKRPPRSGGEKITDEGEGGVKLVEFLATEKFV; this is translated from the coding sequence ATGAACATCGTCGTACTCGTCAAGCAGGTGCCCGACTCGGGCGCGGACCGCAACCTGCGTACTGACGACAACACCGTCGACCGCGGTTCGGCGAACAACGTCATCAACGAGATGGACGAGTATGCCATCGAAGAGGCGTTGAAGATCAAGGAGGCGCACGGCGGCGAGGTCACCATCCTGACCATGGGACCGGACCGGGCGACCGAGTCGATCCGCAAGGCCCTCTCCATGGGCCCGGACAAGGCCGTGCACGTCGTGGACGACGCCCTGCACGGTTCCTGCGCCGTGGCCACCTCGAAGGTGCTCGCCGCCGCGCTGGGCCAGCTCAACGCCGACCTGGTGCTCTGCGGCGCGGAGTCGACCGACGGTCGGGTCCAGGTCATGCCGCACATGCTCGCCGAGCGGCTGGGCGTCGCGGCGCTGACCGGCGCCCGCAAGCTCACCGTCGACGGCGGCACGCTGACCGTCGAGCGGCAGACCGAGGAGGGCTACGAGGTGGTCACCGCCGCCACCCCCGCCGTGGTCTCCGTCTGGGACACCATCAACGAGCCGCGCTACCCGTCCTTCAAGGGCATCATGGCCGCCAAGAAGAAGCCGGTGCAGACGCTCTCCCTGGGTGACCTCGGCGTCGCCCCCACCGAGGTGGGCTTCGACGGCGCGACCAGCAGCGTGCTGGAGCACACCAAGCGCCCGCCGCGCTCCGGCGGCGAGAAGATCACCGACGAGGGCGAGGGCGGCGTGAAGCTGGTCGAGTTCCTCGCCACCGAGAAGTTCGTGTGA
- a CDS encoding electron transfer flavoprotein subunit alpha/FixB family protein, whose protein sequence is MSEVLVVVEATREFGVKKVTLEMLTLARELGTPSAVVLGGAGAAEALSAKLGEYGAAKIYAAESEEIDGYLVAPKATVVAELVRNVQPAAVLLASSQEGKEIAARLAVKLDNGILTDVVGLAADGTATQVAFAGSTIVKSKVTRGLPLVTVRPNSVNPTPAAATPAVEQLTVTVPDTDKLATVVERVAEQKGSRPELTEAGVVVSGGRGVGNADNFKLVEELADLLGGAVGASRAAVDSGFYPHQFQVGQTGKTVSPQLYLALGISGAIQHRAGMQTSKTIVAVNKDAEAPIFELADFGVVGDLFKIVPQVAEEIRKRK, encoded by the coding sequence ATGTCTGAGGTTCTCGTCGTCGTCGAAGCCACCCGTGAGTTCGGCGTCAAGAAGGTCACCCTGGAGATGCTCACCCTCGCCCGCGAGCTGGGCACCCCGAGCGCGGTGGTGCTCGGTGGGGCCGGTGCGGCCGAGGCGCTGAGCGCCAAGCTCGGCGAGTACGGCGCGGCGAAGATCTACGCCGCCGAGAGCGAGGAGATCGACGGCTACCTGGTGGCTCCCAAGGCCACCGTGGTCGCCGAGCTGGTCAGGAACGTCCAGCCGGCCGCCGTGCTGCTCGCCTCGTCGCAGGAGGGCAAGGAGATCGCCGCCCGCCTCGCCGTCAAGCTCGACAACGGCATCCTGACCGACGTCGTCGGCCTGGCCGCCGACGGTACCGCCACCCAGGTGGCGTTCGCCGGCTCGACCATCGTCAAGTCCAAGGTCACCAGGGGCCTGCCGCTGGTGACCGTGCGGCCGAACTCGGTGAACCCGACCCCGGCCGCCGCCACCCCGGCGGTCGAACAGCTGACCGTCACGGTGCCCGACACCGACAAGCTGGCCACGGTCGTCGAGCGGGTCGCCGAGCAGAAGGGCTCCCGCCCGGAGCTGACCGAGGCCGGCGTGGTCGTCTCCGGCGGTCGCGGCGTCGGCAACGCCGACAACTTCAAGCTGGTCGAGGAACTGGCCGACCTGCTCGGCGGTGCCGTGGGCGCCTCCCGGGCGGCCGTCGACTCCGGCTTCTACCCGCACCAGTTCCAGGTGGGCCAGACCGGCAAGACCGTCTCCCCGCAGCTCTACCTCGCGCTGGGCATCTCCGGCGCGATCCAGCACCGGGCCGGTATGCAGACCTCGAAGACCATCGTCGCGGTGAACAAGGACGCCGAGGCGCCGATCTTCGAGCTGGCCGACTTCGGCGTGGTGGGCGACCTCTTCAAGATCGTCCCGCAGGTCGCTGAGGAGATCCGCAAGCGCAAGTAG